From the Alloalcanivorax dieselolei B5 genome, one window contains:
- a CDS encoding cell division protein ZapA — MNDSSSLVIHLLGKEYRVACPVGEQDNLLRAARYLDTQMREVKQANVIGLERIAIMAALNISHELLEARSKASSDETGSARMQALIDRLEGELRALEDLAPQNRSSVKP; from the coding sequence ATGAACGATAGCAGTTCGCTGGTGATTCACTTGCTGGGCAAGGAATACCGCGTGGCCTGCCCGGTCGGCGAGCAGGACAATCTGCTGCGCGCCGCCCGCTATCTCGACACCCAGATGCGTGAAGTCAAACAGGCCAATGTGATTGGTCTGGAACGCATCGCCATCATGGCGGCCTTGAACATCAGCCACGAGTTACTGGAAGCCCGCTCCAAAGCCTCTTCCGATGAGACCGGCAGTGCCCGTATGCAGGCGCTGATTGATCGGCTGGAGGGAGAGCTGCGCGCGCTTGAGGATCTCGCCCCCCAGAACCGCTCTTCTGTCAAGCCCTGA
- a CDS encoding Ig-like domain-containing protein, with translation MRSKLIIVACAGILAGCGGGGSSNPSFDGPQYNPKELYFNYPFDGQAYVAPSAPVVLEFSDPLEVTEDNFRFTGPDGAAVPFAMKVMNGGRNVVLQPTTPLAPISDYKVAIIDLAPDGRVVNFRDGELNFSTRPALEGPLSRQRASDTFEISEIFPDDDQFPTVDFSTFRLRTSQPLDSSSVAYGDTVSLTQGGELVPALVLSGRDTLTVDPLEDMIPGQQYVLTVSGLTSAFGETLAPFERTVTPLDTKSSTGEREVLVTEAPATHDTLGCLEQGDLRTSALTGDPINCVPLISTLLANGTASKQSGDIYAELAFPPNFPDVTPLRIKRGGILVGEPLDVLIGGEVPVGFDSGAVTIQVMSDATGYLFPNPNSDSPDAAKNVRLFMDLAANTKDARANGAFTQNLMHVELVGKAIVEDGKLVTDALTVVEPRVLGVENSHGVLSFHMESYRDQENAPPQPADTVPPTLLVMDDNGEQRLSWTPGDVADRAVPGEPITLLFSEALDPLSVRPGETVRLTKDDAAEPFSWSLDGNALVIQPALPLAFGVPYEISVTNGLTDLAGNGLQVLDPLTGLNTIAFTMPEYVVEQDGEDVRRAPFAMVVYPGFPCASSPATASDIAAGVQGVCLSSSSESEQVEVDELPIVGMPSNRPIRVRFSQNMDAGSLTLGTACGQGAFRVERVGEDGTCQSVVDGELQVEARALTFVPELPWEEGALYRYTLASQSDGCSGDVLCSSDGFPLQTALLEGNDAKSGGPDMDILFRGAGAMTTVFQELSNLPSVDANSNFVVDEGEPRVPAGTPDPATPANATLIRPNGDGGSGLVSTANTGCGFEGTPPYTEENQIDCDSERILYLTGDLNTDILNYDAEAGGVPVVIYPTTVALSNLDATAVIGLDLDTSDGDNSLSDLPIIGGLLGGLVQTLGDVLDILGLEEAVLGQVGNLGLVPIDTHTGPNIMRVRYNEDANGNRTTPPVGHIITTPDGPVFRITFDLLFDAPELSLPLGLQHNVKSLPIDNVQLEGPLDFLPDGRLFIGLENLEPLNVDLEITLAGLPGGQVNLTIPTGGINLSYQSGSIK, from the coding sequence ATGCGAAGTAAACTGATCATTGTCGCCTGCGCCGGTATCCTGGCCGGTTGCGGGGGCGGCGGTAGCAGCAATCCGAGTTTCGACGGGCCCCAGTACAATCCCAAGGAACTGTATTTCAACTATCCTTTCGACGGGCAGGCCTATGTGGCGCCGTCCGCTCCGGTGGTGCTGGAGTTCAGCGATCCCCTGGAGGTCACCGAGGACAACTTCCGCTTCACCGGCCCCGATGGCGCGGCGGTGCCTTTTGCAATGAAGGTGATGAACGGCGGCCGCAACGTGGTACTGCAGCCGACTACGCCGCTGGCGCCGATCAGTGATTACAAGGTCGCCATCATCGACCTGGCCCCGGATGGCCGGGTGGTCAATTTCCGTGACGGTGAATTGAACTTCTCCACCCGCCCCGCCCTGGAAGGGCCGTTGTCGCGGCAGCGTGCTTCGGACACCTTCGAGATCAGCGAGATTTTTCCGGACGATGATCAGTTTCCCACCGTGGATTTCTCCACCTTCCGGCTGCGCACCTCCCAGCCGCTGGACTCGTCTTCCGTGGCATACGGGGACACCGTCAGCCTGACGCAGGGTGGTGAACTGGTGCCGGCCCTGGTCCTGAGCGGTCGCGACACGCTCACCGTGGACCCGCTGGAGGACATGATCCCGGGGCAGCAATACGTGCTGACGGTGAGCGGGCTCACCAGTGCCTTCGGAGAGACCCTGGCGCCGTTCGAGCGCACCGTCACGCCCCTGGATACCAAATCCAGCACAGGTGAACGGGAAGTGCTGGTGACCGAGGCGCCGGCCACTCACGACACGCTTGGCTGCCTTGAGCAGGGCGATCTGCGAACCTCCGCGCTGACCGGCGATCCGATCAACTGCGTGCCGCTGATCAGCACTCTGCTGGCCAATGGCACCGCGTCCAAGCAGTCCGGCGATATCTACGCCGAACTGGCGTTCCCGCCCAACTTTCCGGACGTGACGCCGCTGCGCATCAAACGGGGCGGCATCCTGGTGGGCGAACCGCTGGACGTGCTGATCGGCGGGGAAGTGCCGGTGGGCTTCGATTCCGGCGCGGTGACCATTCAAGTGATGTCGGACGCCACCGGTTACCTGTTTCCCAACCCCAACTCCGATTCCCCTGACGCCGCCAAGAACGTGCGTCTGTTCATGGATCTCGCCGCCAACACCAAGGATGCCCGGGCCAACGGCGCTTTCACGCAGAACCTGATGCACGTGGAATTGGTGGGCAAGGCGATCGTCGAGGATGGCAAACTGGTCACCGACGCGCTCACCGTGGTGGAGCCCCGGGTACTCGGCGTGGAGAACAGCCATGGCGTGCTGAGCTTCCATATGGAGTCCTACCGCGACCAGGAAAACGCGCCGCCGCAGCCGGCGGACACGGTGCCGCCCACCTTGCTGGTGATGGACGACAATGGTGAGCAGCGGCTGTCCTGGACGCCGGGAGACGTGGCCGATCGCGCCGTGCCCGGTGAACCGATCACCCTGCTGTTCAGCGAGGCGCTGGACCCGCTCAGCGTTCGACCCGGCGAGACCGTTCGGTTGACCAAGGACGACGCGGCGGAGCCGTTCTCCTGGAGCCTGGACGGCAACGCCCTGGTGATCCAGCCGGCATTGCCGCTGGCCTTCGGCGTCCCCTATGAAATCAGCGTCACCAACGGCCTGACCGATCTGGCTGGCAACGGGCTGCAGGTTCTGGATCCGCTGACCGGCCTCAACACCATTGCATTCACCATGCCGGAATACGTGGTGGAACAGGACGGCGAGGATGTGCGCCGCGCCCCGTTCGCCATGGTGGTCTACCCGGGCTTCCCCTGCGCCAGCAGCCCCGCCACGGCGTCCGATATCGCCGCCGGCGTGCAGGGCGTGTGCCTGTCATCGAGTTCCGAATCCGAGCAGGTGGAAGTGGACGAGCTGCCGATCGTCGGCATGCCGTCCAACCGGCCGATCCGGGTGCGTTTCTCTCAGAACATGGACGCCGGCAGCCTGACCCTGGGCACCGCCTGCGGTCAGGGCGCGTTCCGTGTCGAGCGGGTGGGCGAGGACGGCACCTGCCAAAGCGTGGTGGACGGCGAACTGCAGGTGGAGGCCCGCGCTCTGACCTTCGTGCCGGAGCTGCCCTGGGAAGAGGGGGCTTTGTATCGCTATACCTTGGCTTCGCAAAGCGATGGCTGCAGCGGTGACGTGCTGTGTTCCAGCGACGGGTTCCCTCTGCAGACTGCCTTGCTGGAAGGCAATGACGCCAAGTCCGGCGGTCCCGACATGGACATTCTGTTCCGCGGCGCTGGCGCCATGACCACGGTGTTCCAGGAATTGAGCAACCTGCCAAGCGTCGACGCCAACAGTAACTTTGTCGTCGACGAAGGCGAGCCGAGGGTGCCGGCGGGTACCCCGGATCCGGCGACGCCGGCCAACGCCACGCTGATCCGTCCCAACGGCGATGGCGGCAGCGGCCTGGTCAGCACCGCCAACACCGGTTGCGGATTCGAGGGTACGCCACCTTATACCGAGGAAAATCAGATCGATTGCGACAGCGAGCGGATTCTCTATCTCACCGGTGATCTGAACACGGATATTCTCAATTACGATGCCGAGGCGGGTGGTGTCCCGGTAGTGATTTATCCGACCACCGTGGCGCTGAGCAACCTGGACGCTACCGCGGTGATCGGTCTGGATCTGGACACCTCCGACGGTGACAACTCGCTGAGTGACCTGCCGATTATCGGCGGCCTGCTTGGCGGCCTGGTGCAAACGCTGGGGGATGTCCTCGACATCCTGGGGCTGGAGGAGGCTGTGCTCGGCCAGGTGGGTAACCTGGGACTGGTGCCGATCGACACCCACACCGGCCCGAACATCATGCGGGTACGCTACAACGAGGATGCCAACGGCAATCGCACCACGCCGCCAGTAGGGCACATCATCACAACCCCGGACGGGCCGGTGTTCCGGATCACCTTCGACCTGCTGTTCGACGCGCCGGAGCTGAGCCTGCCGCTGGGTCTGCAGCACAATGTGAAAAGCCTGCCGATCGATAACGTGCAATTGGAAGGTCCGCTGGACTTCCTGCCCGATGGCCGTCTGTTCATCGGACTGGAAAATCTGGAACCGCTGAACGTGGACCTGGAGATCACCCTGGCCGGTTTGCCCGGTGGTCAGGTGAATCTGACCATCCCCACCGGCGGCATTAACCTGAGCTACCAGAGCGGCTCGATCAAATAG
- the ilvA gene encoding threonine ammonia-lyase, biosynthetic: MLEKYVKRILQSRVYDVAHETPMHAAPLISRRIGNRVLLKREDMQPVFSFKLRGAYNKVAGLSEEQRQRGVICASAGNHAQGLALAATSMNVRSVIVMPRTTPDIKVKSVRQLGGKAVLVGDSFDEALAHARKLEEKEGLTFVHPYDDPDVIAGQGTVGMEILRQQSRDLDAIFIPVGGGGLAAGIAAYVKYVRPDVKIIAVEPEDAACLKAAMERKRRVTLPEVGLFADGVAVKQIGKETFRVLKDTVDEVITATTDEICAAIKDTFEDTRTVCEPAGALALAGLKKWVARTKAENKTLVAIQSGANVNFDRLRHISERAELGEQREAILAVTIPEKPGAYRNFLQVVGRRAITEFNYRYAGEHEANIFVGIQTSSGGADLAPLLEELRAAGYPVVDMTGNEMAKLHIRHMVGGHTSRQDLDEMLFRVEFPERPGALLKFLMSLGHKWNISLFHYRNHGAAYGRVLVGFQVPFGERGNLRKDLKKVPYPMVEESDNPAYRLFLN; this comes from the coding sequence ATGCTTGAAAAGTACGTCAAACGGATCCTGCAATCCCGCGTCTATGACGTGGCCCATGAGACACCCATGCATGCCGCGCCGCTGATTTCCCGGCGTATTGGCAATCGGGTGCTGCTCAAGCGTGAGGATATGCAGCCGGTGTTTTCCTTCAAGCTGCGCGGTGCCTACAACAAGGTGGCGGGGTTGTCCGAGGAGCAGCGCCAGCGCGGTGTGATTTGCGCCTCCGCCGGCAATCATGCCCAGGGGCTGGCCCTGGCCGCCACCTCCATGAATGTGCGCTCGGTGATCGTCATGCCGCGCACCACGCCGGACATCAAGGTCAAATCCGTGCGCCAGCTCGGCGGCAAGGCGGTGCTGGTGGGCGACAGCTTCGACGAGGCGCTGGCCCATGCCCGCAAGCTGGAAGAGAAGGAAGGCCTGACTTTCGTCCACCCCTACGATGACCCGGACGTGATCGCCGGCCAGGGCACCGTGGGCATGGAAATCCTGCGCCAGCAGAGCCGGGATCTGGACGCCATCTTCATCCCGGTGGGCGGCGGCGGCCTGGCCGCGGGTATCGCCGCCTACGTCAAATACGTGCGCCCGGACGTGAAGATTATCGCCGTGGAGCCGGAAGACGCCGCTTGCCTGAAGGCCGCCATGGAGCGCAAACGGCGGGTAACGCTGCCTGAAGTGGGCTTGTTCGCCGACGGCGTGGCGGTGAAGCAGATCGGCAAGGAAACCTTCCGGGTGTTGAAGGACACGGTGGATGAGGTGATCACCGCCACCACCGACGAGATTTGCGCGGCCATCAAGGATACCTTCGAGGATACCCGCACCGTGTGCGAACCGGCCGGCGCCCTGGCCCTGGCCGGCCTGAAAAAATGGGTGGCGCGCACCAAAGCGGAGAACAAGACGCTGGTGGCGATTCAAAGTGGTGCCAACGTCAACTTCGATCGTCTGCGGCATATTTCCGAGCGGGCGGAGCTGGGTGAGCAGCGCGAGGCGATTCTGGCGGTGACCATTCCCGAGAAGCCGGGCGCCTACCGTAATTTCCTGCAAGTGGTGGGGCGTCGCGCCATCACCGAGTTCAATTACCGGTACGCCGGGGAACACGAAGCGAATATCTTTGTCGGTATTCAGACCAGCTCCGGTGGCGCGGATCTTGCTCCGTTGCTGGAAGAGCTGCGAGCCGCCGGTTACCCGGTGGTGGACATGACCGGCAACGAGATGGCCAAGCTGCACATCCGCCATATGGTGGGTGGGCACACCTCGCGCCAGGACCTGGACGAAATGCTGTTCCGGGTGGAATTTCCCGAGCGCCCCGGGGCGCTGCTGAAGTTCCTCATGTCGCTTGGCCACAAGTGGAACATCAGTCTGTTCCACTATAGAAACCACGGCGCCGCCTATGGACGGGTGCTGGTGGGCTTCCAGGTGCCCTTCGGAGAAAGGGGCAACCTGCGCAAGGACCTCAAGAAAGTCCCCTATCCGATGGTGGAAGAGAGTGACAATCCGGCGTACCGGCTGTTTTTGAACTAG
- a CDS encoding outer membrane protein transport protein codes for MFGPSPLRRGGIAALSLSVAASIAPPAFAAMGNTASSYGLFPGDVASAQALSMFNPQASSLYYNPSYLIKDPRGELTIGFLHAEQELDGRSLGGAAPATRDGNLLDDSRSQQQLIALKTDLSSITKFEHPIYFAIIAGVEKYGKEMLSFNSTTSMGGQYMEYGRQPLFLNIGGGTELLHGIAVGASAHVSLRSDAKLVASSNLAGETQYETLEVNAKPVIRPVLGVTLDWGKLICGKGDCITDGLETAFAFRGHTEARTSVDSRITIPGTVPSPGIALLIDTVDSYQPDIYSAGVQYRFNDRLRAGVTVERQNWSDLMEVLEDDTVKDQADIHFKDITVPRVGVEWSALKNVNLTAGVAFRESPLESDRSLDVNYLDADKTIYGVGGSWTIERPPILAYPMRVDFGYQFHDIDQRKFDLTSDRAPVNPYETIETGGEVHVFSGSVTLKF; via the coding sequence ATGTTCGGACCTTCCCCCCTGCGTCGCGGTGGCATCGCGGCCCTGTCCCTTTCGGTCGCCGCTTCGATTGCTCCCCCGGCCTTCGCCGCCATGGGTAACACCGCCAGCAGCTATGGCCTTTTCCCTGGTGATGTGGCATCCGCTCAGGCCCTTTCCATGTTCAATCCGCAGGCCTCGTCGCTGTATTACAACCCGTCTTATCTGATCAAGGACCCCCGTGGCGAATTGACCATCGGCTTCCTGCACGCCGAGCAGGAGCTGGATGGCAGGAGCCTGGGGGGCGCCGCTCCGGCCACACGCGACGGTAACCTGCTTGATGACAGCCGCAGCCAGCAGCAATTGATCGCGCTGAAAACCGATCTGTCCAGCATCACCAAATTCGAACATCCGATTTACTTCGCCATCATCGCCGGCGTGGAAAAATACGGGAAAGAAATGCTCTCCTTTAATTCCACCACGTCCATGGGCGGGCAATACATGGAGTACGGTCGTCAACCGTTGTTCCTGAATATCGGCGGTGGCACCGAGTTGCTGCACGGGATTGCCGTGGGGGCCTCCGCCCACGTCTCCCTGCGTTCCGACGCGAAACTGGTGGCCAGCTCCAACCTGGCCGGTGAAACCCAGTACGAAACGCTCGAGGTCAACGCCAAACCGGTGATCCGGCCGGTGCTCGGCGTCACTCTGGACTGGGGCAAGCTGATCTGCGGCAAGGGCGACTGCATTACCGATGGCCTGGAAACCGCGTTCGCTTTTCGTGGCCATACCGAGGCGCGTACTTCGGTGGATTCGCGTATCACTATTCCTGGCACCGTACCGTCTCCGGGTATCGCGCTGTTGATCGATACCGTGGATTCCTACCAACCGGATATTTACAGCGCCGGGGTGCAATACCGTTTCAATGACCGGCTGCGTGCCGGGGTGACGGTGGAGCGGCAGAACTGGTCGGATCTCATGGAGGTGCTGGAGGACGACACCGTCAAGGATCAGGCGGACATTCACTTCAAGGACATCACCGTGCCGCGGGTCGGTGTTGAGTGGAGCGCGCTCAAGAACGTGAACCTGACCGCCGGCGTGGCGTTCCGGGAATCGCCATTGGAAAGCGACCGCAGCCTGGACGTCAATTACCTGGACGCGGACAAGACCATCTACGGCGTCGGCGGCTCCTGGACTATCGAACGGCCCCCCATCCTCGCTTACCCGATGCGGGTGGATTTCGGTTACCAGTTCCACGACATCGACCAGCGCAAGTTTGATCTGACCAGCGACCGGGCTCCGGTGAATCCCTACGAAACCATCGAAACCGGCGGCGAAGTCCACGTATTCAGCGGTTCCGTCACCCTGAAGTTCTGA
- a CDS encoding 5-formyltetrahydrofolate cyclo-ligase, which produces MNQPQLTDRKQLRRELRARRRALGAGERRLAERRFARNLRRELGPRRARHVAVYHAADGELSPLPGLAQRRFQGTRLYLPVLDPVYRGRLRFHLWRRGKRLRANRFGIGEPRRLERARADWALDVLLIPLVGFDDRGHRLGMGGGFYDRTLANFARRPRRPRLVGVAFECQRLSRVPEAPWDQPLDLIVTDGRNGFSQLISVTDRP; this is translated from the coding sequence ATGAATCAACCCCAGTTAACCGATCGCAAGCAGTTGCGCCGTGAGTTACGGGCGCGGCGGCGGGCTTTGGGTGCGGGTGAGCGGCGTCTGGCGGAGAGGCGGTTCGCGCGTAATTTGCGGCGGGAGTTGGGACCGCGCCGGGCTCGCCATGTGGCGGTCTACCATGCCGCCGACGGCGAATTATCGCCGCTGCCGGGGCTGGCGCAACGCCGCTTCCAGGGCACGCGCCTGTATCTGCCGGTGCTGGATCCGGTTTATCGCGGCCGCCTGCGCTTTCATCTCTGGCGCCGGGGAAAACGGTTGCGCGCCAACCGTTTCGGCATCGGCGAACCACGGCGCCTGGAGCGGGCACGGGCGGACTGGGCACTGGATGTTCTGTTGATTCCGTTGGTGGGATTCGATGATCGCGGCCATCGCCTGGGCATGGGCGGCGGCTTTTATGATCGGACTTTGGCGAATTTCGCGCGAAGACCACGCCGCCCCCGTCTGGTGGGCGTCGCTTTTGAGTGTCAACGGCTGTCCAGGGTGCCGGAAGCCCCCTGGGATCAGCCGCTGGACCTTATCGTAACGGACGGTCGTAACGGATTCTCGCAACTGATTAGCGTGACTGATCGGCCTTGA
- a CDS encoding UPF0149 family protein, producing MSDTYDFESCARAFASAGVAHSPSEVQGVICGLLATGHGRRDDELLGVLAAHVELPSGFDNDVSALLLGCRDQALSAFADTGLDLTLLLPEDEEDLGLRVAALGQWSEGFLVGFGTGAAGTSDSALSMGIQEALSDLAAISQVATPEDDDPEGEDMFEQVAEHCRMAALMIYTELVMKAERKGQPKPKPGTSPRQH from the coding sequence ATGTCTGACACCTACGATTTCGAAAGCTGCGCGCGGGCCTTCGCCAGCGCCGGTGTCGCCCACTCCCCCAGCGAAGTGCAGGGTGTGATCTGCGGACTGCTGGCCACCGGCCACGGTCGCCGCGACGATGAATTGCTGGGCGTGCTCGCCGCCCATGTGGAGCTGCCTTCCGGCTTTGATAATGACGTCTCGGCCCTGTTGCTGGGCTGTCGCGACCAGGCGTTGTCCGCCTTCGCCGACACCGGACTCGACCTCACCCTGCTGCTGCCGGAAGATGAAGAGGACCTGGGCCTGCGAGTGGCGGCCCTGGGACAATGGAGCGAAGGCTTCCTGGTGGGTTTCGGCACCGGTGCCGCTGGTACCAGTGACAGCGCCTTGTCCATGGGCATCCAGGAAGCCCTGTCCGATCTGGCGGCGATCAGCCAGGTGGCGACGCCGGAGGACGATGATCCGGAAGGCGAGGATATGTTTGAACAGGTGGCTGAGCATTGCCGCATGGCCGCGCTGATGATCTACACCGAACTGGTGATGAAGGCGGAACGCAAAGGACAGCCCAAGCCGAAGCCCGGAACCTCGCCCCGGCAACATTGA
- a CDS encoding TIGR02449 family protein, translating into MTTEQQLRQLEAQVDSLLRQSNRLREENRLLREREHRLLDERARLIRKNDLARSRVEAIITRLQSLEQEDS; encoded by the coding sequence ATGACGACGGAACAACAACTGCGGCAACTGGAAGCCCAGGTGGACTCCCTGCTGCGTCAGTCCAACCGTTTGCGCGAAGAGAATCGTCTGCTGCGCGAGCGGGAACACCGTCTTCTCGATGAACGGGCCCGGCTCATCCGTAAAAACGACTTGGCCCGCTCCCGGGTGGAGGCGATCATAACGCGCCTGCAATCCCTGGAGCAGGAGGACTCATGA